The following are encoded together in the Candidatus Margulisiibacteriota bacterium genome:
- the lipA gene encoding lipoyl synthase, translating to MGKLPEWLKTKTSKGLHQKTIRSIIDDQSIHTVCESAKCPNRGECFSKKTVTFMILGDVCTRNCAFCAVSKGIPKTPEEDEPQHLINTIVKLGLKYIVITSVTRDDLPDGGASHFAKIISAIKSYDSTIKIEILTPDFQGNYTHLSIALDAQPDVFNHNIETVPRLYPLVRSKADYNRSLRLLKYSKEMFPNIVTKSGLMVGLGETIEEIKETLKNLSTHLVDIVTIGQYLQPSSKNVIVHEYIHPDIFEDYKSIGKTLGLKVVSAPFVRSSYNALEVCNEVLNSDS from the coding sequence ATGGGTAAGCTCCCGGAATGGCTTAAAACAAAAACCAGCAAAGGTCTCCACCAAAAAACAATCCGTTCCATTATTGATGACCAATCAATTCATACCGTTTGCGAAAGTGCAAAATGTCCGAACAGAGGCGAATGTTTCAGCAAGAAAACTGTTACTTTTATGATCTTGGGTGATGTTTGTACAAGAAATTGCGCCTTTTGTGCAGTAAGTAAAGGAATCCCGAAAACACCAGAAGAAGATGAGCCTCAACATCTTATTAACACGATAGTCAAACTCGGCCTTAAATACATTGTTATCACCTCGGTTACCCGCGATGACCTCCCTGATGGCGGAGCATCCCATTTCGCAAAAATAATATCTGCAATTAAAAGCTACGATTCCACCATAAAGATCGAAATACTCACTCCCGATTTTCAAGGAAATTACACACATCTTTCTATAGCCCTCGATGCCCAGCCTGATGTGTTCAATCACAATATCGAAACAGTGCCGAGACTATATCCGCTCGTTCGGTCCAAAGCTGACTACAACAGGTCCCTTCGCTTACTGAAGTATTCAAAGGAAATGTTCCCCAATATCGTCACGAAATCAGGTCTCATGGTTGGGCTTGGGGAAACTATCGAAGAGATCAAAGAAACCTTGAAGAACCTTTCAACTCATCTAGTAGATATCGTTACTATTGGTCAATATTTACAACCATCATCAAAAAATGTAATTGTTCACGAATATATCCATCCAGATATTTTTGAGGATTATAAGTCGATTGGAAAAACCCTGGGATTAAAAGTTGTCAGTGCTCCTTTTGTCAGAAGTTCCTACAACGCACTGGAAGTTTGTAATGAAGTATTGAATAGTGACTCGTAA
- a CDS encoding Lrp/AsnC family transcriptional regulator, translated as MIKKQIIDILEQDSRTTSKEIATMLNISVEEVETNIKQMEADKVIVKYTAIVNKEKVSGSVQGVEAFIEVQVKPERDKGFDSIAERLYSFPEVKSLYLMSGGYDLLVVIQGANLNDIASFVYQKLATLENVKSTRTHFLLKKYKENGITFEKTEIERLAITL; from the coding sequence TTGATCAAAAAACAGATTATCGATATTTTAGAGCAAGATTCGAGAACAACCTCAAAAGAAATTGCCACTATGCTTAATATAAGCGTAGAAGAGGTAGAAACAAATATTAAGCAGATGGAAGCAGATAAAGTAATTGTAAAATACACTGCTATAGTTAATAAAGAAAAGGTTTCGGGAAGTGTACAAGGAGTCGAAGCTTTTATTGAAGTGCAAGTAAAACCTGAAAGAGATAAAGGGTTTGATTCAATAGCAGAAAGGCTCTACAGCTTCCCTGAGGTTAAGTCCCTTTATTTGATGAGTGGAGGTTATGATCTGCTTGTTGTAATTCAAGGCGCCAACCTCAATGATATTGCGTCTTTCGTCTACCAAAAGTTGGCAACCCTGGAAAATGTAAAAAGCACAAGGACTCACTTTCTTCTAAAAAAATACAAAGAAAATGGGATTACCTTTGAAAAAACTGAGATCGAAAGGCTAGCAATAACCTTATGA
- a CDS encoding pyridoxal phosphate-dependent aminotransferase (catalyzes the transamination of the aromatic amino acid forming a ketoacid; first step in aromatic amino acid degradation in lactococci) yields the protein MKHKYSRIAETIPPSGIRKFFDLVMNAKDIISLGVGEPDFVTPWRIREEVYHTLELGKTCYTSNWGLLSLREKIAQYLGKKYNCDYNPENEIIITVGVSEAIDITLRALLNPGDEVIIPEPSFVAYSPLVSLAGAQPVTVDTSSVEFKVTAEQIKEKITANTKIIFLSYPNNPTGATIDRNELEKIALLAKQNDLWVISDEVYSELTYIGDHVSIASLEGMKERTIMFNGFSKAFAMTGWRMGYMCGPEDVVGIALKIHQYAMMCAPIMSQYAALEAIVNCQKEVDLMKRSYEQRRNLFISGMREIGFEINTPDGAFYAFPSIKSTGLSSEEFAMQLLNQEKVAVVPGNAFGTCGEGYIRCCYATDINLLKEAIKRIGNFVKSLG from the coding sequence ATGAAACATAAATATTCCAGGATCGCTGAGACAATCCCCCCTTCCGGCATCAGAAAATTCTTTGATCTCGTCATGAATGCCAAAGATATAATTTCATTAGGTGTTGGAGAACCGGATTTCGTAACTCCGTGGAGAATACGGGAAGAGGTATACCACACGCTTGAACTTGGAAAAACATGCTATACCTCTAACTGGGGACTGCTCAGTCTCAGAGAAAAAATAGCACAGTATTTAGGCAAAAAGTACAACTGCGATTATAATCCTGAAAATGAAATTATTATTACTGTAGGTGTAAGTGAAGCTATCGACATTACGCTTCGGGCCCTTCTTAATCCAGGTGATGAAGTGATAATTCCTGAGCCGTCTTTCGTCGCGTATAGCCCGCTCGTGTCGCTAGCAGGAGCACAGCCTGTCACCGTTGACACTTCGTCCGTTGAATTTAAAGTTACAGCTGAGCAGATTAAAGAAAAGATTACTGCTAACACTAAGATTATCTTTCTTTCTTATCCGAACAACCCTACCGGAGCTACAATCGATCGAAACGAACTCGAAAAGATAGCACTTTTGGCAAAACAAAATGATCTATGGGTCATTTCTGATGAAGTCTATTCAGAGCTTACTTACATTGGAGACCATGTGTCGATTGCCTCACTGGAAGGCATGAAAGAACGGACAATTATGTTTAACGGTTTCTCAAAAGCATTTGCGATGACCGGTTGGAGAATGGGTTATATGTGCGGTCCTGAAGATGTTGTGGGAATAGCTTTAAAAATTCATCAGTATGCTATGATGTGCGCACCGATTATGTCCCAATACGCTGCGCTGGAAGCAATTGTCAACTGTCAAAAAGAAGTCGACCTCATGAAACGATCGTATGAACAGAGAAGAAACCTGTTTATTTCCGGAATGCGTGAAATAGGCTTTGAGATTAATACTCCAGACGGAGCATTTTATGCTTTCCCTTCGATCAAATCGACGGGATTATCCTCTGAAGAATTTGCAATGCAGCTTCTCAACCAGGAAAAAGTAGCGGTTGTCCCGGGAAACGCCTTTGGTACCTGTGGCGAAGGCTATATCAGATGCTGCTACGCTACCGATATTAACTTATTAAAAGAAGCCATAAAAAGAATTGGCAACTTTGTTAAATCATTAGGCTAA
- a CDS encoding phospho-N-acetylmuramoyl-pentapeptide-transferase, translating into MIKATLVTLAIGYLINYFGIKALKKLNFRQNIREDGPSSHLKKYGTPTMGGIFIIATVLLSMLITMQIVDTKIIIIIISFIGFGSVGLLDDLLKKLRGKNLGLRSWQKMLGILIISLFIISYMLKSGEYNNLHPFFLMFNLNNPLLFFLFGFTVLAGTSNGVNLTDGLDGLAAGTSAIIFVAFAFLNFNIGNHSISYFCILIAAALMAFLWFNHHPAQVFMGDVGSLAIGGTLGTIALLTHTELNLFFCGFIFVIETMSVIMQVISFKLTKKRIFKMSPIHHHFELSGWVETKVVTRFWLTSIVFSLIGLLV; encoded by the coding sequence ATGATAAAAGCAACACTGGTAACATTAGCAATTGGATATTTAATCAACTATTTTGGCATTAAAGCGCTGAAGAAATTAAATTTTCGACAGAATATACGTGAAGATGGGCCCTCCAGCCATCTCAAAAAATACGGCACCCCGACAATGGGTGGAATATTTATCATAGCGACAGTCCTGCTAAGCATGCTCATCACAATGCAGATAGTTGATACTAAAATAATTATCATCATCATATCATTCATCGGATTCGGGAGTGTCGGTCTGCTGGATGACCTTCTAAAAAAATTACGGGGCAAGAACCTTGGATTAAGAAGCTGGCAGAAAATGCTTGGTATTTTAATTATTTCTCTCTTTATTATCAGCTATATGTTAAAAAGTGGTGAGTATAACAATCTTCACCCGTTTTTCTTAATGTTTAACCTGAACAACCCGCTGTTATTCTTCTTATTTGGGTTTACTGTTTTGGCAGGAACTTCAAACGGAGTTAACCTTACAGACGGGCTTGACGGATTAGCTGCTGGAACGAGCGCAATTATATTCGTGGCCTTTGCTTTCTTAAATTTTAATATTGGCAATCACTCCATAAGTTATTTCTGTATCTTAATAGCAGCTGCACTTATGGCTTTTCTCTGGTTCAATCATCACCCTGCCCAAGTTTTTATGGGTGATGTCGGTTCTCTTGCTATTGGAGGAACTCTCGGGACCATTGCCTTATTAACACATACCGAACTCAATTTATTTTTCTGCGGATTTATTTTTGTGATTGAAACAATGAGCGTTATCATGCAAGTTATCTCCTTTAAATTAACTAAAAAAAGAATTTTTAAAATGAGCCCTATCCACCATCATTTTGAATTATCAGGCTGGGTGGAAACCAAAGTTGTAACCAGGTTCTGGCTCACTTCGATAGTGTTTTCACTTATTGGTTTGTTGGTTTAA
- the murD gene encoding UDP-N-acetylmuramoyl-L-alanine--D-glutamate ligase, whose amino-acid sequence MNIAVLGEGLTGNAIKQKISILPDHIITSVDEADVIIASPGIPPEQFPKTEKPIISEIELAYRLFQDYQKKPRFIGITGTNGKTTITTLIGDMLDCPVAGNIGKPLISFIPENKEQEAAIPDYIAVELSSYQLETTISFRPDVSIITNITEDHLTRHKTMQNYAKAKAKIFESQTPTDLFIYNELDPLILEMLPTCQAQKKGFDVNHDYLRIKEHLNIPGDHNLENAMAAVYCSQFFGLAVETIFSKLEKFTGVEHRIEYVATINNIDCYNDSKGTNPESTITALKALHGQGILILGGKDKCTSLDQLCKCVKEHASKTILIGEAKERFCNALTAHGYTSIYMETDLSSAVKKGLELATDEKYLLLSPACASFDMYNNFEERGTHFKLLIKKYFK is encoded by the coding sequence ATGAATATTGCTGTTCTTGGAGAAGGTTTGACAGGTAACGCCATAAAACAAAAAATTTCCATACTCCCGGACCATATAATAACCTCAGTTGACGAAGCAGACGTAATTATTGCGAGTCCCGGAATCCCTCCCGAACAGTTCCCGAAAACAGAGAAACCGATTATTAGTGAAATAGAGCTTGCTTATAGACTATTTCAAGATTATCAAAAAAAGCCTAGGTTCATTGGGATAACCGGCACCAATGGGAAAACTACGATTACCACATTAATCGGCGATATGCTTGATTGTCCGGTAGCCGGAAATATCGGGAAACCGCTGATTTCATTTATACCCGAGAATAAAGAGCAAGAAGCTGCCATTCCTGACTATATTGCTGTCGAACTGAGCAGTTACCAGTTAGAAACAACGATATCGTTCAGACCTGACGTTTCCATAATCACCAATATTACCGAAGATCATTTGACCCGGCACAAGACTATGCAGAATTATGCTAAGGCTAAAGCCAAAATATTTGAGAGCCAGACACCAACAGACCTCTTCATTTATAATGAACTGGATCCCTTGATACTTGAAATGCTACCGACGTGCCAGGCACAAAAAAAAGGTTTTGATGTTAACCATGATTATCTCAGGATAAAAGAACACCTGAATATCCCCGGGGATCATAATCTGGAGAATGCAATGGCAGCGGTATATTGTTCTCAATTTTTTGGTTTAGCTGTTGAAACAATATTTTCAAAACTGGAAAAATTCACGGGAGTAGAACACCGGATAGAATACGTGGCTACGATAAATAATATTGACTGTTACAATGACTCGAAAGGTACTAACCCAGAATCGACGATCACAGCCTTAAAAGCACTTCATGGGCAAGGAATACTTATCTTGGGAGGAAAAGATAAATGCACATCTCTTGACCAACTTTGCAAGTGCGTCAAGGAGCATGCTTCGAAAACGATTCTTATAGGAGAAGCAAAGGAGCGTTTTTGTAATGCCTTAACCGCACACGGATATACTTCAATTTATATGGAGACTGATTTATCGTCCGCAGTCAAAAAGGGATTAGAACTCGCGACCGATGAAAAGTATTTACTTTTATCCCCTGCCTGTGCTAGCTTTGATATGTATAATAATTTCGAAGAGCGTGGAACTCATTTTAAGCTGTTAATTAAAAAATACTTCAAATAA
- the ftsW gene encoding putative lipid II flippase FtsW: protein MPSEAATIINKKKINTNISQKSAPDYIFLFSVFLLLIIGFIMILSSSQAVGLDFFNDSYYFIKRHAIYLFLGMGAFSLGVFIDYKNYRKWAAGGLILTVFLLFLTYVPGIGRNELGATRWVNLGIFSFQPSELAKLAIIIFVATYLENKKIVIRSFLQGVMPVLMVVGFIGAIVLIQPDLGTTIVILSISFIMIYASGAKTWHMFILALIGARTALWVIWRSPYQKERILAFLDPWKDSLGIGFHIIQSWLAIGSGGFFGLGLGNSRQKFYYLPQQFTDFIFAILCEEGGFIFATFVVVLFGIFLWKGLLISVKAPDYFSRYLVLGLVCWIFLQAFINISVVLGLLPTTGIPLTFLSFGGTALVVNLYSVGIITQISTLKKPDKDNK, encoded by the coding sequence ATGCCCTCCGAAGCTGCAACGATAATAAACAAAAAAAAGATCAACACCAATATTTCACAAAAATCAGCACCGGATTATATTTTTTTATTTTCTGTTTTTCTGCTATTGATCATTGGTTTCATTATGATCCTCAGCTCATCTCAGGCAGTAGGCTTAGATTTTTTTAACGATAGTTATTATTTTATTAAACGTCACGCAATATATTTATTTCTCGGCATGGGTGCTTTTTCCTTAGGGGTTTTCATTGATTACAAAAATTACAGAAAATGGGCTGCTGGAGGACTCATTCTGACCGTATTTTTGTTATTCCTCACGTATGTACCGGGAATAGGCAGGAATGAGCTAGGTGCAACCCGATGGGTAAACTTAGGAATTTTTTCTTTTCAACCATCTGAGCTTGCAAAGTTGGCAATTATTATTTTTGTGGCTACTTACCTTGAAAATAAAAAAATAGTAATACGTTCGTTCCTTCAAGGCGTAATGCCGGTATTAATGGTAGTCGGATTCATCGGTGCTATCGTCTTAATTCAACCAGATCTGGGTACAACTATTGTAATTCTCTCTATATCTTTCATTATGATATATGCCTCCGGAGCAAAAACTTGGCATATGTTTATTCTTGCACTTATTGGAGCTCGAACCGCTTTATGGGTAATCTGGAGGAGTCCTTATCAGAAAGAAAGAATTCTCGCCTTTCTGGATCCATGGAAAGATTCACTGGGCATTGGCTTTCACATTATTCAATCGTGGCTGGCAATCGGATCAGGAGGTTTTTTTGGGTTAGGCCTTGGTAACTCCAGGCAAAAGTTTTATTATCTCCCTCAACAATTTACTGACTTTATATTTGCTATCTTGTGCGAAGAAGGCGGATTTATCTTTGCAACTTTCGTGGTTGTTTTGTTCGGAATTTTCCTTTGGAAAGGTTTGCTGATATCAGTAAAAGCACCGGATTATTTTTCAAGATATCTCGTATTAGGACTAGTTTGCTGGATTTTTTTACAGGCATTTATAAATATATCGGTCGTACTAGGATTATTACCAACAACAGGCATCCCGCTTACTTTTCTTAGTTTTGGAGGAACGGCCCTTGTAGTAAACCTCTATTCAGTCGGTATTATTACACAAATCTCTACATTAAAAAAACCAGATAAAGACAACAAATAA
- the murG gene encoding undecaprenyldiphospho-muramoylpentapeptide beta-N-acetylglucosaminyltransferase: MNIIITCGGTGGHIYPALAIADELPKQSVTFIGTNDRLESSLIPQEGYKFKHITASRKNPAKIFFSLVKSLWIVIRLNPICVISTGGYVTLPVCLAALLLKKPIILQEQNAIPGKVNRLIGKFAYKVAIGLPTPKEYFLPEKVLLTGNPIRKIFLQNTESPINYNINENNKKVLVIGGSQGAMIFNQTIIDLIKDKKLSSTTFFLITGKKHYIPTRNTLSALSESSLKKDSEGYCHIGFKNKTEIVILSYTSNIHYLMKIADAVIARAGASTLTEIAALGKPSILVPYPYAANDHQHWNAQYYADNGAAKVITNRELSPQKLEAIIKSILTNKTLLEDMSKKAYSLYQDNSAAKIAKLVTSLKSYGH; encoded by the coding sequence ATGAATATTATTATCACCTGTGGCGGTACTGGAGGTCATATTTATCCAGCTTTAGCAATAGCGGACGAATTGCCGAAACAGTCTGTAACCTTCATCGGGACGAACGACAGACTAGAGAGTTCGCTTATACCGCAAGAAGGATATAAGTTCAAACATATTACTGCAAGCAGAAAAAATCCGGCAAAAATCTTTTTCAGCTTAGTAAAATCCTTATGGATAGTAATACGCCTTAATCCAATCTGTGTTATCAGTACTGGTGGTTACGTAACCTTACCGGTATGTCTAGCAGCATTATTGCTGAAAAAACCAATCATACTCCAGGAACAGAATGCAATCCCTGGGAAAGTAAACAGACTGATTGGAAAATTCGCGTATAAAGTTGCGATAGGACTACCGACCCCAAAAGAGTATTTCCTTCCGGAAAAAGTACTATTAACCGGAAACCCTATTAGAAAAATATTTCTACAAAACACCGAAAGTCCGATTAACTATAATATTAACGAAAACAACAAAAAGGTACTTGTTATCGGAGGAAGCCAAGGCGCCATGATTTTTAATCAGACCATAATTGATCTGATAAAAGATAAAAAATTATCTTCCACTACTTTTTTTCTTATTACAGGAAAAAAACACTATATCCCTACAAGGAACACATTATCCGCACTTTCGGAATCATCACTAAAAAAGGATTCCGAAGGTTACTGTCACATAGGATTCAAAAACAAAACAGAAATTGTAATTTTATCGTATACATCGAATATACATTATTTAATGAAAATTGCAGATGCGGTAATTGCCAGAGCCGGGGCATCAACCCTAACCGAAATTGCCGCATTAGGCAAACCTTCCATCTTGGTACCTTATCCCTACGCAGCAAACGATCACCAACATTGGAATGCACAGTATTATGCAGATAACGGAGCGGCTAAAGTCATTACGAATAGAGAGTTGTCACCCCAAAAGTTAGAAGCTATAATAAAGTCAATTCTTACAAATAAAACTCTTTTAGAGGATATGAGTAAAAAAGCGTATTCACTTTATCAGGATAATTCTGCGGCAAAAATAGCAAAACTGGTAACTTCTCTCAAAAGTTATGGTCACTGA
- a CDS encoding UDP-N-acetylmuramate--L-alanine ligase, translated as MQKRHKDINEVKNIHFIGIGGEGMSPIAKILLEKKFNVSGSDMRENLHTFRLKDKGAQIYFKHDETNIRSADVVVISTAIPEDNPELQAARAHKIPVLKRAQMLSWLMEQEEKKIAVAGTHGKTTTTSMISQIFSNCNLSPTFIIGGEINGINANCALGEGKYFIAEADESDGSFLELNPNIMVITNIEPEHLDYYRDLDHIFETFKQFVSKLPPDGYLVINYDHPNNKQFIESIDCNILTYGFDNFSDIRAENIEFFENNTSFDVIYKHKYLTRIELQIPGKHNVQNALAALLIGLEHGLPIEPMRQALYSFLGTKKRFQKIGEFNDITFIDDYAHHPTEIAATLSAARAGWPDRRIIVIFQPHRYTRTKLLAHEFSECFNNADTVIITNIYAASEKPIHGISGKIIYDLLEKNQHNDIHYISKKNEIPEFLLSFVKPNDMIITMGAGDIHNVSKETLTRLKQLELIEEEETDN; from the coding sequence ATGCAAAAAAGACATAAAGACATAAATGAAGTAAAAAATATCCACTTTATCGGTATTGGCGGCGAAGGGATGAGCCCTATTGCTAAAATTCTGCTTGAAAAGAAATTTAATGTTTCCGGCTCAGATATGAGAGAAAATCTTCATACTTTCAGATTAAAAGATAAAGGCGCGCAAATCTACTTCAAGCATGATGAAACCAATATTAGATCAGCAGATGTTGTTGTTATTTCTACCGCGATTCCAGAGGACAACCCTGAACTCCAAGCAGCCAGAGCCCATAAGATACCGGTACTAAAACGGGCTCAAATGTTATCCTGGCTGATGGAGCAGGAAGAAAAAAAAATAGCGGTAGCCGGAACACATGGAAAAACGACCACCACTTCAATGATTTCTCAGATTTTTTCGAACTGTAACCTATCTCCTACATTCATAATCGGCGGAGAAATTAATGGTATTAATGCTAATTGTGCACTAGGAGAAGGCAAATATTTTATAGCCGAGGCTGATGAGAGCGATGGTTCGTTTCTAGAGCTTAACCCTAATATTATGGTTATTACCAATATTGAACCGGAACATCTCGATTACTACCGGGACCTCGATCACATATTTGAGACTTTCAAACAATTTGTTAGTAAGCTTCCTCCTGATGGTTATCTGGTCATTAATTACGATCATCCTAATAATAAACAGTTCATCGAAAGCATTGATTGTAATATACTCACCTATGGTTTCGACAATTTTTCTGATATTCGGGCAGAAAATATTGAGTTTTTCGAAAACAATACTTCTTTTGATGTTATCTATAAGCATAAGTACCTGACACGGATTGAACTACAAATCCCAGGAAAACATAATGTACAAAATGCGTTAGCCGCGCTATTGATAGGATTAGAGCATGGACTACCTATTGAACCGATGAGGCAAGCATTGTATTCTTTCTTAGGCACAAAAAAACGATTCCAGAAAATCGGCGAGTTTAACGATATAACTTTCATTGATGATTACGCACATCATCCTACTGAAATAGCCGCAACACTGTCTGCAGCACGAGCCGGATGGCCTGATCGACGTATTATCGTAATTTTTCAACCTCACAGATACACCAGGACGAAACTTCTCGCTCATGAATTCAGTGAGTGCTTTAACAACGCGGATACAGTCATAATTACCAACATTTATGCCGCTTCTGAGAAGCCAATTCACGGTATTTCGGGAAAAATAATTTACGATCTTCTAGAAAAAAATCAACACAATGATATACACTATATCAGCAAAAAAAATGAGATACCTGAATTCTTGCTTAGTTTTGTTAAGCCGAATGATATGATAATTACTATGGGCGCCGGAGATATACATAATGTCTCAAAAGAAACACTCACACGGCTTAAACAACTTGAATTAATTGAAGAAGAAGAGACCGATAATTAA
- the murB gene encoding UDP-N-acetylenolpyruvoylglucosamine reductase, with translation MKKKRPIINILNDLSLKPYSNLGIGGSARTILIPESEEDFVQTAIENPLIPLIAGGSNTLIADKLFDQIFLLKNPFYEPRFLSGNILEVSAPQKIPALTTFFKQNNLSGIEFMAGVPRVSFGGAIYQNFGAFDKKIENIIISVKALANNKIITLSKDECGFAYRSSIFKKNNYKIISAQMHYTKGDSSRFTEDIEKIINFRKKHQPLKFPNIGSIFKNPQGCYAGKLIEDLGLRGFSIGGAQIWEHHANFIINKNNATYNDVIELIETIQKKSKKRYNILLEPEISILR, from the coding sequence TTGAAGAAGAAGAGACCGATAATTAATATACTGAATGACTTATCATTAAAACCATACTCTAATTTGGGAATTGGAGGAAGTGCCAGAACCATTCTAATTCCTGAATCAGAGGAAGATTTCGTACAAACAGCAATCGAGAATCCGTTGATCCCCTTAATAGCCGGTGGTTCAAACACACTCATAGCTGACAAGCTTTTCGATCAAATATTTTTGCTCAAAAATCCGTTTTATGAACCTCGTTTTTTATCTGGAAATATACTGGAAGTATCCGCTCCGCAAAAAATTCCGGCATTAACTACTTTCTTCAAACAAAATAATCTATCTGGAATTGAATTCATGGCTGGAGTCCCTCGGGTAAGTTTTGGAGGAGCTATATACCAAAACTTTGGTGCTTTTGACAAGAAAATCGAGAATATAATAATCTCTGTAAAAGCTCTTGCAAACAATAAAATTATCACACTATCAAAAGATGAATGCGGCTTTGCATATAGAAGTAGTATTTTTAAAAAAAATAATTATAAAATTATCTCCGCACAAATGCATTATACCAAGGGTGACAGTTCGAGATTCACCGAAGATATAGAAAAAATCATTAATTTCAGAAAAAAACACCAGCCGTTAAAATTTCCGAATATAGGGTCTATTTTCAAAAACCCTCAAGGGTGCTACGCCGGTAAATTAATTGAGGATTTAGGACTGCGAGGATTCTCTATTGGCGGAGCGCAAATCTGGGAACACCATGCTAACTTTATAATTAATAAAAACAATGCTACCTACAATGATGTCATAGAATTAATTGAAACTATTCAAAAAAAATCAAAAAAAAGGTATAACATACTATTAGAACCGGAAATTTCGATTTTACGTTAG
- a CDS encoding D-alanine--D-alanine ligase, whose protein sequence is MTRKFNKVAVLMGGNSPEREISLRSGKNVLNSLLRQGYDAIGIDPSVQSIPTDIDAAYITLHGEGGEDGVIQGVLTHMGIPYTGPKILASAIAMDKIFTKRILLSSGIPTPLFEIITGSKTTLQFPFVLKPSNAGSSIGVFIIKNQKDFDEKYASISQQFDSIFVEEYVHGKEVTIGIVDLDNQLKVLPILQLIPHNEFYDFDAKYTKGKTDFILPAPLSKNTEAKVQDIAMATYRAIGCRSVSRIDMLIDKNDEITVLEVNTSPGMTDTSDLPAQAECAGISYDELVSTIMNSASL, encoded by the coding sequence ATGACAAGAAAATTCAATAAAGTCGCCGTACTTATGGGAGGTAATTCTCCGGAGAGAGAAATATCGCTTCGATCAGGAAAAAATGTTCTAAATTCACTTTTACGGCAAGGTTATGATGCTATCGGCATTGACCCAAGCGTTCAGTCGATTCCGACAGATATTGATGCAGCATATATAACGTTACATGGCGAAGGTGGCGAAGATGGCGTTATCCAAGGAGTTCTAACTCATATGGGAATCCCTTATACAGGCCCTAAAATACTCGCGAGCGCCATTGCTATGGACAAAATATTTACGAAAAGAATACTCTTATCTTCTGGGATTCCAACCCCTTTATTTGAGATTATTACCGGATCTAAAACAACACTTCAATTCCCTTTTGTACTAAAACCTTCCAATGCAGGTTCCAGTATCGGTGTTTTTATAATAAAAAACCAAAAAGATTTTGATGAAAAATATGCTTCAATCAGCCAGCAGTTCGACTCCATTTTTGTAGAAGAATACGTCCACGGTAAGGAAGTAACTATCGGTATTGTAGACCTAGATAACCAGTTAAAGGTATTGCCAATTCTCCAGCTTATCCCTCATAATGAATTTTATGATTTTGACGCTAAATATACAAAAGGGAAAACCGATTTCATCCTTCCTGCGCCTTTGTCAAAAAATACAGAGGCAAAGGTTCAGGATATAGCGATGGCAACCTACAGAGCAATAGGATGTCGAAGTGTTAGCCGTATTGACATGCTGATCGACAAAAATGACGAGATCACTGTATTAGAAGTTAATACGAGCCCGGGGATGACAGACACCAGTGACCTTCCCGCTCAAGCGGAATGTGCCGGAATAAGTTATGACGAATTAGTCAGTACTATAATGAATTCGGCAAGTTTATAG